The region tataAACAGCACTGATCGGCTGTTATGTATACCTattgcccctccctcttgaacccatccccaccccacccctacctcatcctacccctctaggtggtcacaggTTGAGTTCACTGTggtatacagcaacttcccattgggtatctattttacatacagtaatgtatatgtaattccttctgttttatattttgtgtttttggccacgagtcatgtgggatcttagcgtccccgaccagggatcacacctgcaccccctacataagaaagcaaagtcttaaccactggaccaccaagcagGTCCCAGCATTTAGATGATCACTCTGCCTGCTTGTAGGGGGTAGTAGGTATTACCATAAACTCCTGCAGACTAGAAAGGTGATGGAGGCTTGGTCCTAAGATTGGCAATGGAGATAAGCGGGACAGGTGTGAAATATATTTTGGACATGAATGGGCAGGTTTTCATGGGATAGGTGAGGACAGAGAAGGAATCAAAGATGGTGGTTGAGTGCCCACCTTGCAGAAATGGGAGATGTGTGCCTTTGGTGAGATGAGAACCCGCATGGGGGTGCGGGGGGGGAGGGGCGGTGTGCGGGGAGGTTTTAGGTGGAGAGGAGCTCTTGGGTTCCTGTTCAGATGTGTGTCTGAAATAGCAGGGGAGTCTCCTTGTCTGCAGTTATTTGTGGCTGTGATATCCTCAATGGGAGCTGGGGTCTGGGGCCTGGCCGAGGGCATTCAGTCCAGTCCTGGGTCTGAGTGGGGCCGCTGGCATGTTGGCCAAATGAATGACCCTAAGTGCAGCCCAGCAAATCCCCTTCACTCCAGGAGAGCCTCTGAAGCAGGAGACCCTTAAGACGGCAAGCAGTTGGGCTGAGAATATCAGTCAGACGGGCAGGAATAGCCCCAGAGGGCTTGAGCCCTCGCACTCCTAGGGTGCGAGCGGACATCCATCCTTCAGTCAGCCCAGGCGGCCGGCGGGCTGGAGGCCCAAAGCGATGCGAGGCTAGGGCTTTTGGGGGAGGCCGGGGCCGCGTCCCCAGAGTCCGAGACGGGCCTGTGACCCAGATGCTGCCTCCCCCTCGGCCTGGCCGCGCAGCGTGGGAGGAGGCGGCAGCTGCAGGCCGGGCGGAGGGCGGGCGGCCGGCGCGCCCGGCCCGTGGGAAGCGGCGGCATCTGTTCTTTCCACGCTCGTTCCCAGCGGCTCCCTCTGAAACCCAACCCGccggcccggccccgccgccgccgccgccgccgcccgtgCCCTCGCCCGCCCCGCCCGGGGGATCGGGTTGCAGGAGCCGGTTGGCCGGGGTGCGGTTCTCCCGAGGGCGAGGGGCAGGGGCCGAGGCCCAGCGGGTCAGGTCAAGCCCCCCATCCCATGGCCCCAGCCGCCAGCCACTCGGGCAGGAAGCTCGGTGCAGGGGAGGAGTTGGCCGAAGGAGAAAAGAGCCCccggggagaaggggagagaaagcGTCCCCACCCACGCCTGCCCTGTGCCTCCTCCCCCCGGGCCTGGGAGACCTCGGCCGCTGGGATGGGGCTGTGCCCGCCCACAGCCGGCTCCGAGAGGTCAGCCCAGGCCAGGGAGATGGTCCTCTAAAAAATCggcctttctcttcctctccagcCAGATGGCCCGGCCGCTGTCCACCCCCAGCCCTTCACAAATGCAAGCCAGGAAGAAACGCAGAGGGGTGAGTGTCTTTCTCAGCAGAGTTGCGGAACAGAGGTTTGTCCTGAGTTCCCAGGGGCCTGGCCCAGAGAACCCTGTTCAGAAACACCACGAGGGACGCGATGCTGTCAGGGTTCAAGTGCCAGTTCTGCCAGTAGGAGCcgagtgaccttgagcaaggcgcttaacctctctgtgcctcattttctcATGTGTAACTGAAATCATGATGGTACCTTCCTCAAAGGGCTGTTTTGAAGTGAATTAATTAATGTGCTCAGAACAAAAGGTGACACGCAAACTAGCCATTATTATTTATCCCAGTCTTCCCCACTTCTCTCTGAGCCCAGAACTTTCACTCCCTCCCAATGTGCTGAGGGGTGAGTTAGGGGGACAGAAGAAGGATGTAGCTATGCTTCTGTCCTGGAAGTCCAGAGACCCAGAATCCAGCAGAGACCAGCCCCACCACTCACTAACCAAAAAACCTCCTCCATCCACCCTCATTCTCTTTGTCAGTAAAATGGGCGTCATTATTTCTATCCTGAGATAAGCATTCCGCTACCAGTATCATGAgctgagaatgagctcttgtGAATGAAAGGCCTTCCCAGCTGGAGAGAGCCATGCCTAGCCAAACCAGCCCTTGACTTCATGACCCAGCAACTCAAGGGAGTCTCCCTGGCCCAGCCGAGGTCTCCAGGGTCTGCTCTGGGGCTGTGGTTGGTGTCTGTATTCTAATTGATTGATGCCCTGTTGTATCAATGGTTAAATGTGTTGAATACCATTCCTCAGATCAAGACAAGAGATCTGAGTTCTATTCCCAGCCTTGAACTTCCTTCTGTCTGACCTTAAGCAAATTGctgcccctctctgagccttgtttTCCTCCTCCGTAATGTGAGAATGGATTTATCGCCCTTACAGGAATATTGTGAAGGAAGAGATGAGTCAGTGCCCATCAAAACATGTTGGAAACTGTGATGGAGTGCCTacttggtttttgtttctttcctcatTGCTTTTTAGATCATAGAGAAACGGCGCCGGGACCGTATCAACAGCAGCCTTTCTGAACTGCGGCGCTTGGTCCCCACTGCCTTTGAGAAGCAGGTATGTGACACTGCTGAATGTGCTTGAGGAAGTACAGTGTGGGTTGCAGATAGGATTCACTTCTCACGGCATCTCTTATTGGTTGGTGGTAGCTGCCTGAAGTGCCGTGAAGTGCCTGTCAATGGCCAGGAATAAGCAATGGAAATTCATATTGACTGAGGTGTCTTAGGGGCTGTGGCTTTATGTTCATCATCTAGTTGAATTGAATCCTCAGAACGATCCCAAAGGATTGAGACTATGATGCCCATTGCACCGGTGAGGAAATTGAAACACAGGTGAAGTAACTTACTCCATACTCCAGATCACACAACTAGTAAATAGCAGAGTGGAACTGGAACACAGACTATGTGATCCTAAAGTGCCCTATCCctcagcactactgacatttcCAGAGCTATgtgaaagcagaacaggctgctTGGGGAGTAAGACTGTCATTGAACATGCTGGGGTGGAGGGACTTCAGTGGAGAGTCAGACAGTTGAGTCAATCAGACAACCTCAAAGACTCTCACCGTATGCACCCCGGCACCACGGTCATAGGTCCTGTGACTTCCTTTCTGCTGGGGGGAGCAAGTCAGTCGTTCCACCGACCTTTATTAAAACGTTCACAAGCCCAGCCATGAACTAGACTTAGTACCTACCTTCAAGGGACTTTCATGGAGAGTCCAGCCCTTAGGTTTCACCTGGGAGACCAGGTGATGCTGGAGTCTCAGAAACATTCCCCAAGAGAGAATGAAGAAAGAGCAGGTGCTTTGGGGTAAGATGACGAGCCCTATCTTGGGTGTGTGTGTAGTGACTTTAAAGTTGGATTTCTGGTAAAGCTGGTCTAGGAGGCACGTGGGTATGCAGGAGTGATATTCTGGTGATGGTGCCTGAAGCCACGGAGGTAGAGGGGACCCTCTGAGGAGAGTGCACAGAACAAGAAAAGTGGGCCATCACCCACTGGGAATACCACCATTTTAAAGGTCAGTTAGAGCAAGAAGACGGGAGGAGGGCATTCAGGAACTGATGGGTAAAGCAGGCTAAAATGAGAACCGAAGAGAATCTTAGATTTGGAAGGCTTGGCCAAAACAGAAGCCCAGTTTCAGGCACTGGTGGAgctgaaggaagaggagaaaattgaGGCAGTGAGTGTTGATTACCCGGTGCAGGGGTGGTGAGTGACAGAGGTCAGCTAAAGACCATCACTCTTCTGTACACACAGGGCTCCTCCAAGTTGGAGAAAGCCGAGGTCCTGCAGATGACGGTAGATCACTTGAAAATGCTCCATGCCACTGGAGGCACAGGTACGGATACTACAGTCTCCCAGAGTCATTCCTACAGCCAACATTTGGGGGCTGGGCCCTGGGGATACAGTGGTGAGCAAAGCggacacagtccctgccctcgTGGAGCCCACAGTTCACAGAGGGGCTGAAGCAAAGCttgtctctcttcttcctttggcATCACCCTCTCTGCTTTCATTGTTTCCCTGTGTCCTGCCCTTTCTTCAGCTCTATTCCTGCCAACCTTGAACCTTGGAGGAACTCTTCTATAACAGACTACTGGTCCCTCCCTTCCGCCAGGGCCTCGTTAAGCATCAGCCCGAATGAGCTCACTCTCACTGCAGTCCAGTGGGAGATTTTTAGCTATGGCTGTTCACTGGTGTGCCGACCCACTGATCTAGGCTTCTGGACTCTTGTGATCTTGGTGCTGTTGGGGGGGAACATGTCACACTCACAGTTAAAGATCAGTTGTGGGATGGTAGTTAAGATGCAAATGTAATTCATTCTGTTATTTTGAGCTAGTCCACTACAAAAAAGTCATGAAACTGTGGTTTTTAAAAGACTTCTGGACAAATGGAAATTCTGAAGCTGCTCTGTGTGTTTTCATAATTTCACCATTGGGAAACTGTGAAAGCTCCACAGACCTTGTCTGTGAAGACTTAAGCCCTGAAACCTTAACTTGCTACCCATCAAGGAAATGGTTGCATTTTGAGTTAGCCAGCCTGGTGCCTCTCAAACCTTGGCGTGCAGCAGTGTCATGTGGGGGCAGGCAGAGTCGTGAATCACACTCCAGCGATCCCAAGGCAGTAGGTCTGGTTTGGAGTTTAAGAATCTGCCAGTTTAGCCAGCATGCCTGATGACCATGCTGCAAGTAGTCACTTGGAAAACTTCCACCAAAGAAATGCATGgctgacagtggaaacagtctctAATCAACCAAGGGAGGAGATAGTTCAAGCTACATTTATATTTatccaatttaaagaaaaatagtgaCTAATATTTTGGcatcattttatagttttcaaaatgctttctctaatgttatctcatttgattctcataaGAATCTCGAGGGTGGGTGGTGCTGTCCTCTCTGTTTTCTGGCTGAGGGCTGATGGAAAGACAGAGAATTGTGGCttagagcactggctttgaatcTGAACACTGACTTTATTGCTTACTAGTTTTAGGACCTTAGATGATTGATTTAAGCCCTTtattcctcagtttcctcacctctgAAATAGGAATATTGATAGGTTTTTATGAGGTTCAAATTAGCTAAGGCAAATTAAGTACTTAGGAAGAACCCAGCAAATGTTAGTGAAAAAAGAACAGTGAACAGAGAGAGGTGATTTGATTTGCTCAAAGTTGCACAACTAAGTAGACACCAGAGCCAGGTCTTgcctccagggaggcctggctccaAACATCATCTCCTGCCAAGCTGTCCCTCTGTGGGGCCTCAGCCATGAACCAGGGAACTGATATTTGCTGCCATGATCATGAGGCCAGTCCTCACCGGGGCTGTTCCATCCTTGCCCAGAAGGTGACTGAGAGAGGGGCAGGAGTGGAGAGGCAGTGAGAATGTGAATACTCTTGTTGGCAGTCCCCCTGGTCACCCGAAATTGATTATCAGGCCTCCAAAACAGGGTGCTTGGCTTGAGGGCAGCAGCTGAGGTCCAGGGTGGGATCCTGCTTTCTAGACTGCACTTTGTGATGGGAAACAAACTCAAATACCTATGGGGGCCAAACCAGTCATATAAATGATAGTTCACTTTTCATTTGTTAGGTATTTCTGTGCACCATTTCATTTTGTCCTCCCTTCTGTATGTAGCAAGTACTGTTACATGCCCATTTCATAGCTCAGGAAATTGAGGCATGGAAAGATTAAGCATCTTGTCCATAGTTAGGGTGCTGGTTAAGTCCATGTTCAAGCAACTGGCCCGCAGAGACCTCATGCTTCAACGCTACTCTCCGCTCCCCTCTCCAAAGACTCTTCTGGCTCTGGTGGCTCTTAGCAGCAGCTCCCAGcatccacccccaccctcagggCTGTTCCATACCTCCATATGCACAGCCCTTTCACACCTGGCAAGCGTCTGCTTAAATGAAGTTATCTTGGCCACAGAGTTTCTTCTTTGCGTTAATCATGACTTATGATGAAAACAATATATTCTACAATGCTCTGGTTAGTGAATTTATTTGGCCCTCAGACCTCACCTCCTCAACCCCagatgtgtgtacatatgtgcctGTGCTCACTTGTAtccaactcttacaaccccatggattgtagtccaccaggcacaTCTGTCCATGgaggtttccaggcaagaatactggagtgggttgccatttcctcctccaggggatcttcctgacccaggggtcaaacccgtgtctcctgcattggcaggcaggttctttaccactcccactttacagatggggagactgggtctcagagaggtgaggtgacatgcccaaggtcacacagggctGAGTGAGGAAAGCAGGTTCAGAACGCAGGACAGCCTGATCTCAGGCTCCGTGCTTGTCCCCTGCCCAGCATGCCCTCATCGTGCCTCACCTTGCAGGATTCTTTGATGCCCGAGCCCTGGCGGTTGACTTCCGGAGCATCGGTTTTCGGGAGTGCCTCACCGAGGTCATCAGGTACCTGGGGGTCCTGGAAGGACCCAGCAGCCGTGCAGACCCAGTGCGGATCCGCCTTCTCTCCCACCTCAACAGCTATGCAGCCGAGATGGAGCCTTCACCCACGCCTGCCGGCCCCCTGGCCTTCCCTGCCTGGCCCTGGTCCTTTTTCCACAGCTGTCCCGGGCTCTCTGCTCCGAGCAACCAGCTCGCCATCCTAGGAAGAGTGCCCGGCCCCATGCTTCCCAATGCCTCCTCTCTGGCTTACCCCATCCCGGCCCTCCGAGCAGCCCCCTTGCGCAGAGCTGCTGGCGCCATCCTGCCAGCCCGGAGGAATTTGCTGCCCAGTCGAGGGGCATCTTCTGCCCGGAGGGCCCGCCCCCTGGAGAGGCCAGCTGCGCCCCTGCCTGCAGCCCCTGGTGGCAGGGCCGCCAGGAGCAGCCACGTGGCACCCCTCCTTCGGtctccttcccctgtcccccctgGCGTGGTAGGGTCTCCTGCTTATGTGGCTGTTCCTGCCCCCAGACCTTCTTCCCCGGGGCCAGCTGGGAGGCCAGCGGGAGCTATGCTCTGCCGCTCCTGGGTCTCCGAGATCACTGAAGTCGGGGCTTTCTGAGCTGGCTTTGCTCCCAGGAAGGAGGAGAGTTC is a window of Muntiacus reevesi chromosome 1, mMunRee1.1, whole genome shotgun sequence DNA encoding:
- the HEYL gene encoding hairy/enhancer-of-split related with YRPW motif-like protein isoform X1, with the protein product MMKRPREPSGSESESDGPIDVGREGELSQMARPLSTPSPSQMQARKKRRGIIEKRRRDRINSSLSELRRLVPTAFEKQGSSKLEKAEVLQMTVDHLKMLHATGGTGFFDARALAVDFRSIGFRECLTEVIRYLGVLEGPSSRADPVRIRLLSHLNSYAAEMEPSPTPAGPLAFPAWPWSFFHSCPGLSAPSNQLAILGRVPGPMLPNASSLAYPIPALRAAPLRRAAGAILPARRNLLPSRGASSARRARPLERPAAPLPAAPGGRAARSSHVAPLLRSPSPVPPGVVGSPAYVAVPAPRPSSPGPAGRPAGAMLCRSWVSEITEVGAF
- the HEYL gene encoding hairy/enhancer-of-split related with YRPW motif-like protein isoform X2; its protein translation is MARPLSTPSPSQMQARKKRRGIIEKRRRDRINSSLSELRRLVPTAFEKQGSSKLEKAEVLQMTVDHLKMLHATGGTGFFDARALAVDFRSIGFRECLTEVIRYLGVLEGPSSRADPVRIRLLSHLNSYAAEMEPSPTPAGPLAFPAWPWSFFHSCPGLSAPSNQLAILGRVPGPMLPNASSLAYPIPALRAAPLRRAAGAILPARRNLLPSRGASSARRARPLERPAAPLPAAPGGRAARSSHVAPLLRSPSPVPPGVVGSPAYVAVPAPRPSSPGPAGRPAGAMLCRSWVSEITEVGAF